One genomic segment of Kocuria rhizophila DC2201 includes these proteins:
- a CDS encoding MOSC domain-containing protein, whose protein sequence is MENPQPTVTDAAVTALHTGEVRAHRWDGRELETAAEKSPRTGRLFLSGTGFIGDEQGDLQHHGGPDKAVCCYAAENYDAWCAEGRDLGPGAFSENLTLRGATEDRVFLGDTFQVGTALVQVTQPRTPCNTISRRWSDWDLPREMERTARTGFYLRVLREGHVGAGDAFEFMSRPSGAVSVGDVVRIMAAGTVDREAYRGLASAPEFPEQWRRKVLRRLGENGLL, encoded by the coding sequence GTGGAGAACCCTCAACCCACCGTCACCGACGCCGCAGTGACCGCCCTGCACACCGGGGAGGTGCGGGCTCACCGGTGGGACGGCCGGGAGCTGGAGACCGCCGCCGAGAAGTCACCGCGTACCGGGAGGCTCTTCCTGAGCGGCACCGGGTTCATCGGGGACGAACAGGGCGACCTCCAGCACCACGGCGGTCCGGACAAGGCGGTGTGCTGCTACGCGGCCGAGAACTACGACGCGTGGTGCGCGGAGGGGCGGGACCTCGGCCCCGGGGCGTTCTCGGAGAACCTCACCCTGCGCGGTGCCACGGAGGACCGCGTGTTCCTGGGCGACACGTTCCAGGTGGGCACCGCACTGGTCCAGGTCACCCAGCCGCGGACCCCCTGCAACACCATCTCGCGCCGCTGGTCGGACTGGGACCTGCCGCGGGAGATGGAGCGGACGGCCCGTACCGGCTTCTACCTGCGGGTCCTGCGGGAGGGCCACGTGGGCGCCGGGGACGCCTTTGAATTCATGAGCCGGCCCTCGGGTGCGGTGTCCGTGGGCGACGTCGTGCGCATCATGGCCGCCGGGACCGTGGACCGGGAGGCATACCGTGGCCTGGCGTCCGCGCCCGAGTTCCCGGAGCAGTGGCGCCGCAAGGTCCTGCGCCGACTCGGGGAGAACGGTCTGCTGTGA
- a CDS encoding uracil-DNA glycosylase has translation MTQDAAHPLPHPLTGQPFPSPVPPGTGWPEDPAATDTPVAHDAAAVRDLAATAEDVDQLNAMASVCRACERLVQWREDVAETKRASFAGEPYWGRPVPSYGDPRARVAVIGLAPAANGGNRTGRMFTGDRAGDWIYAALHRAGFAEHETVSTAGDGQALHGVRMVAPVRCAPPANKPTPDEKAACGGWFDREIALLTELRGILALGGIAWQTVLAAAVRMGWEVPRPRPKFGHGVVVPLRTPDGRDVRLVGCYHVSQRNTFTGLLTEQMLDGALALAASAGT, from the coding sequence ATGACCCAGGACGCCGCCCACCCGTTGCCGCACCCCCTCACCGGGCAGCCGTTCCCCTCGCCGGTGCCGCCCGGCACAGGGTGGCCCGAGGACCCCGCCGCCACAGACACCCCCGTGGCGCACGACGCCGCCGCGGTGCGCGATCTCGCCGCGACCGCCGAGGACGTGGACCAGCTCAACGCGATGGCCAGCGTGTGCCGTGCGTGCGAACGGCTCGTGCAGTGGCGTGAGGACGTGGCGGAGACCAAGCGCGCATCCTTCGCGGGCGAGCCGTACTGGGGCAGACCCGTGCCGTCCTACGGGGACCCCCGGGCGCGCGTGGCGGTCATCGGGCTGGCCCCCGCGGCGAACGGCGGGAACCGCACGGGGCGCATGTTCACGGGGGACCGGGCGGGGGACTGGATCTACGCGGCCCTGCACCGCGCGGGGTTCGCCGAGCACGAGACCGTGAGCACCGCCGGCGACGGCCAGGCACTGCACGGGGTCCGCATGGTCGCCCCCGTGCGCTGCGCCCCGCCCGCCAACAAACCGACGCCCGACGAGAAGGCCGCGTGCGGTGGCTGGTTCGACCGTGAGATCGCCCTGCTCACCGAGCTGCGGGGCATCCTGGCGCTCGGCGGCATCGCGTGGCAGACCGTGCTCGCCGCGGCCGTGCGGATGGGCTGGGAAGTGCCCCGGCCGCGCCCGAAGTTCGGGCACGGCGTCGTCGTGCCCCTGCGCACCCCCGACGGCCGGGACGTGCGGCTGGTGGGCTGCTACCACGTGAGCCAGCGCAACACCTTCACGGGTCTGCTCACCGAGCAGATGCTCGACGGCGCCCTGGCCCTGGCCGCCTCGGCGGGCACCTGA
- a CDS encoding YchJ family protein, with protein MNVCPCGGVPAGASYEQCCGPALANDAWPETAEALMRSRYTAFALGAEDHLFRTWHPGTRPADTTVDPDTRWAGLQVDSVAAGGPEDEHGIVEFTAHHVTAGRPGSMHEISEFARRAGRWMYVGPAAC; from the coding sequence ATGAACGTGTGTCCCTGCGGTGGTGTCCCTGCCGGTGCGTCCTATGAGCAGTGCTGCGGGCCGGCGCTCGCGAACGATGCGTGGCCCGAAACGGCCGAGGCGCTGATGCGCTCGCGGTACACGGCGTTCGCCCTGGGTGCGGAGGACCACCTGTTCCGCACGTGGCACCCCGGCACCCGCCCGGCGGACACGACGGTGGACCCGGACACCCGCTGGGCCGGTCTGCAGGTGGACAGCGTGGCCGCGGGGGGACCGGAGGACGAGCACGGCATCGTGGAGTTCACCGCACACCACGTCACGGCCGGCCGGCCCGGCAGCATGCACGAGATCTCCGAGTTCGCGCGGCGCGCGGGCCGCTGGATGTACGTGGGGCCGGCCGCCTGCTGA
- a CDS encoding O-acetyl-ADP-ribose deacetylase — protein MNIEIRKGDITRVETDAVVNAANSTLLGGGGVDGAIHRAAGKQLLAECRKLRETTLQDGLPAGQAVATGGYELPARWVIHTVGPVYAKTKDKSDILASCYRESLRVADEIGARSVAFPAISAGIYGWPMDSATKIAVDTVLATDTTVETVVFVPFSADAETAFRAALEAARA, from the coding sequence ATGAACATCGAGATCCGCAAGGGCGACATCACCAGGGTCGAGACGGACGCGGTCGTCAACGCGGCCAACTCCACGCTGCTCGGCGGCGGGGGAGTGGACGGGGCGATCCACCGGGCCGCGGGCAAGCAGCTGCTGGCCGAGTGCCGGAAGCTGCGGGAGACCACGCTGCAGGACGGCCTCCCCGCGGGTCAGGCCGTGGCCACGGGCGGCTACGAGCTCCCCGCGCGCTGGGTCATCCACACGGTGGGCCCGGTCTACGCCAAGACCAAGGACAAGAGCGACATCCTCGCGTCCTGCTACCGGGAGTCGCTGCGCGTGGCGGACGAGATCGGTGCGAGGTCGGTGGCGTTCCCGGCCATCTCCGCGGGGATCTACGGATGGCCCATGGACAGCGCCACAAAGATCGCGGTGGACACGGTGCTGGCCACGGACACGACGGTGGAGACCGTGGTGTTCGTGCCGTTCTCGGCGGACGCGGAAACCGCCTTCCGAGCAGCCCTCGAGGCCGCGCGGGCCTGA
- a CDS encoding GNAT family N-acetyltransferase, which produces MSDHSMERAEQPELEPEPEPDEIFIRPACLADDRILARIDHAGWSPRTDPGEHWSADRPFFGAPTGTTVQDVLVAWQSEIIVGYITIRPELGPFGDWYIAGLAAAPAAHRQGVARQLVRAALDRAAQHDGHQVWLKVLSTNVPAIRLYLSLGFVELSRTRGSFRQRPGADDLRLARSLRGLPTEFVG; this is translated from the coding sequence GTGAGTGACCACAGCATGGAGCGCGCCGAGCAGCCGGAGCTGGAGCCGGAGCCGGAGCCCGATGAGATATTCATCCGGCCTGCGTGTCTAGCGGACGACAGGATTCTGGCCCGTATCGACCACGCCGGATGGTCTCCGCGCACCGATCCCGGTGAGCACTGGAGTGCCGACCGGCCGTTCTTCGGAGCGCCCACGGGAACCACGGTGCAGGACGTGCTGGTCGCCTGGCAGTCCGAGATCATCGTGGGCTACATCACGATACGCCCAGAGTTAGGGCCGTTCGGCGACTGGTATATCGCCGGACTGGCGGCGGCTCCGGCAGCGCACAGACAGGGAGTGGCTCGCCAGCTCGTGCGCGCGGCGTTGGATCGAGCCGCTCAGCACGACGGCCACCAGGTCTGGCTGAAGGTGCTGTCCACCAATGTCCCCGCCATCCGGCTGTACTTGTCCCTCGGCTTCGTGGAACTCTCAAGGACCCGAGGGAGCTTCAGGCAACGACCGGGCGCGGATGACCTGCGACTCGCGCGGTCATTGCGGGGTCTTCCCACGGAATTCGTCGGTTGA
- a CDS encoding malate dehydrogenase produces the protein MSLTPVTVAVTGAAGQIGYSLLFRIAHGDMLGRQRPVRLRLLEIPSALPALEGTVMELQDCAFPLLADVEIGSDPREVFDGAQLALLVGARPRTKGMERGDLLEANGAIFTEQGRALNDVADHDVRVVVTGNPANTNALIAQRNAPDIPASRFSALTRLDHNRAVAMLAAQTGASVDDVKHLSVWGNHSATQYPDLDHARVAGRPALDLVSREWVQDTFIPTVAKRGAAILEARGASSAASAANATIDHARDLMLGNHRGDWTSMSVVSDGSYGVPEGLVSSFPVTTSGGDWSIVQGLDISEFSRARIDASVAELESERAAVQELGLI, from the coding sequence GTGAGCCTCACACCCGTCACCGTGGCCGTCACCGGAGCCGCCGGCCAGATCGGCTACAGCCTGCTTTTCCGGATCGCCCACGGGGACATGCTGGGCCGCCAGCGCCCCGTCCGGCTGCGGCTGCTGGAGATCCCCTCGGCGCTGCCCGCCCTGGAGGGCACCGTCATGGAGCTGCAGGACTGCGCGTTCCCGCTGCTCGCTGACGTGGAGATCGGCTCGGACCCCCGCGAGGTGTTCGACGGCGCCCAGCTGGCCCTGCTCGTCGGTGCCCGCCCGCGCACCAAGGGCATGGAGCGCGGCGATCTGCTGGAGGCCAACGGGGCGATCTTCACCGAGCAGGGCAGGGCGCTGAACGACGTGGCGGACCACGACGTCCGCGTGGTGGTCACGGGCAACCCCGCCAACACCAACGCACTGATCGCCCAGCGCAACGCCCCGGACATCCCCGCCTCCCGCTTCAGCGCGCTGACCCGCCTGGACCACAACCGGGCGGTGGCCATGCTCGCCGCGCAGACCGGAGCGTCCGTGGACGATGTGAAGCACCTCTCCGTGTGGGGCAACCACTCCGCCACCCAGTACCCGGACCTGGACCACGCCCGGGTGGCCGGTCGCCCGGCCCTGGACCTGGTCTCCCGCGAGTGGGTGCAGGACACGTTCATCCCCACGGTGGCCAAGCGGGGTGCCGCGATCCTGGAGGCCCGCGGGGCGTCGTCGGCGGCGTCTGCAGCGAACGCGACCATCGACCACGCCCGGGACCTCATGCTGGGCAACCACCGCGGCGACTGGACCTCGATGTCCGTGGTCTCGGACGGCTCCTACGGTGTGCCGGAGGGCTTGGTCAGCTCCTTCCCGGTGACCACGTCCGGAGGGGACTGGTCCATCGTGCAGGGCCTGGACATCTCCGAGTTCTCCCGGGCGCGCATCGACGCCTCCGTGGCGGAGCTGGAGTCGGAGCGCGCCGCGGTGCAGGAGCTGGGCCTGATCTGA
- the tpx gene encoding thiol peroxidase translates to MTDTAFQGNPVHTVGELPAEGTSVPAFDLVGADLGPVASDEFTGQRMVLNIFPSLDTGVCAQSVREFNKRASELQNTAVLCVSKDLPFAQARFCGAEGLDNVVTASAFRSSFGEDYGVTMTDGPLEGLLARAVVVVDENGRVVHTQLVPEITEEPDYDAAVAALS, encoded by the coding sequence ATGACTGACACCGCATTCCAAGGAAATCCCGTGCACACCGTGGGCGAGCTGCCCGCCGAGGGCACCTCCGTCCCCGCCTTCGACCTGGTCGGCGCCGATCTGGGCCCCGTGGCGTCGGACGAGTTCACCGGCCAGCGCATGGTGCTCAACATCTTCCCGTCCCTGGACACCGGCGTGTGCGCCCAGTCCGTGCGCGAGTTCAACAAGCGCGCGTCCGAGCTGCAGAACACCGCCGTGCTGTGCGTGTCCAAGGACCTCCCGTTCGCGCAGGCGCGCTTCTGCGGCGCCGAAGGACTCGACAACGTGGTCACCGCCTCCGCGTTCCGCTCCTCGTTCGGCGAGGACTACGGCGTGACCATGACGGACGGCCCGCTCGAGGGCCTGCTCGCGCGCGCCGTGGTGGTCGTGGACGAGAACGGCCGGGTGGTCCACACCCAGCTCGTCCCCGAGATCACCGAGGAACCGGACTACGACGCCGCCGTGGCCGCCCTGTCCTGA
- a CDS encoding NADP-dependent isocitrate dehydrogenase has translation MPKIIYTETDEAPMLATYSFKPMVEAFASTAGVEVETRDISLAARILAQFPDRLTDAQRVPDTLGELGELAKTPEANIVKLPNISASIPQLKAAIKELQADGYDLPDYPEDASSDEAKDVRARYDRVKGSAVNPVLREGNSDRRAPKAVKEYAKKHPHTMGAWSEDSRTNVATLGHDDFRTNEQSVVMPADDTLTIQLVSDGKTTVLKQSVPVLAGEVVDATFMSAAALDEFLTAQVVRAKEEGILFSAHLKATMMKVSDPIIFGHVVSAFFQDVMERYGADLAKAGLSPNDGLAGILSGLDALENGAEIKAAFQEAIDNGPELAYVNSDKGITNLHVPSDVIVDASMPAMIRTSGQMWGREGEQKDTLAVLPDSSYAGVYQTVIDDCRENGAYDPTTMGTVPNVGLMAQKAEEYGSHDKTFEITEAGTVQVVNSAGNVLMSHDVQPGDIWRACQAKDAPIKDWVQLAVRRSRESGMPAVFWLDESRAHDRNLIEKVNTYLAQEDTDGLDLRILSPVEATQFTIDRIRRGEDTISVTGNVLRDYLTDLFPILELGTSAKMLSIVPLMNGGGLFETGAGGSAPKHVQQLQAENHLRWDSLGEFLALAASFEHLATRFDNPKAQVLADTLDRATGTFLNENKSPSRKVNELDNRGSHFYLAMYWAEELARQTEDAELAQAFREVASELRANEETINAELLGVQGSPADLGGYYWPKPELVSGVMRPSATLNRIVDSLTA, from the coding sequence ATGCCCAAGATCATCTACACCGAGACCGACGAAGCGCCCATGCTGGCCACGTACTCGTTCAAGCCCATGGTCGAGGCGTTCGCGTCCACGGCCGGGGTGGAGGTCGAGACCCGGGACATCTCCCTGGCCGCCCGCATCCTGGCGCAGTTCCCGGACCGGCTCACGGACGCGCAGCGCGTCCCGGACACCCTCGGGGAGCTCGGGGAGCTCGCGAAGACGCCGGAGGCCAACATCGTGAAGCTTCCCAACATCTCGGCCTCCATCCCGCAGCTCAAGGCCGCCATCAAGGAGCTGCAGGCCGACGGCTACGACCTGCCGGACTACCCGGAGGACGCCTCCTCGGACGAGGCCAAGGACGTCCGCGCGCGCTACGACCGCGTGAAGGGCTCCGCCGTGAACCCGGTGCTGCGCGAGGGCAACTCGGACCGCCGGGCGCCCAAGGCCGTCAAGGAGTACGCCAAGAAGCACCCGCACACTATGGGCGCGTGGTCCGAGGACTCCAGGACCAACGTGGCCACGCTGGGCCACGACGACTTCCGCACCAACGAGCAGTCCGTCGTGATGCCCGCGGACGACACCCTCACCATCCAGCTGGTCAGCGACGGCAAGACCACCGTGCTCAAGCAGTCGGTGCCCGTGCTCGCCGGTGAGGTGGTGGACGCCACGTTCATGAGCGCCGCCGCCCTGGACGAGTTCCTGACGGCCCAGGTGGTCCGCGCCAAGGAGGAGGGCATCCTGTTCTCCGCCCACCTCAAGGCCACCATGATGAAGGTCTCGGACCCCATCATCTTCGGCCACGTGGTCAGCGCGTTCTTCCAGGACGTCATGGAGCGCTACGGCGCGGACCTGGCCAAGGCCGGACTCTCCCCCAACGACGGACTGGCCGGGATCCTCTCGGGCCTGGACGCCCTGGAGAACGGCGCCGAGATCAAGGCCGCGTTCCAGGAGGCCATCGACAACGGCCCCGAGCTCGCCTACGTGAACTCGGACAAGGGCATCACCAACCTGCACGTGCCCTCGGACGTGATCGTGGACGCCTCCATGCCCGCGATGATCCGCACCTCCGGCCAGATGTGGGGCCGCGAGGGCGAGCAGAAGGACACCCTGGCCGTGCTGCCGGACTCCTCCTACGCCGGTGTGTACCAGACCGTGATCGACGACTGCCGCGAGAACGGCGCGTACGACCCCACCACCATGGGCACCGTGCCGAACGTCGGTCTCATGGCGCAGAAGGCCGAGGAGTACGGCTCCCACGACAAGACCTTCGAGATCACCGAGGCCGGCACCGTGCAGGTGGTCAACTCCGCCGGGAACGTGCTCATGTCCCACGACGTCCAGCCGGGTGACATCTGGCGTGCGTGCCAGGCCAAGGACGCCCCCATCAAGGACTGGGTGCAGCTGGCCGTGCGCCGCTCCCGCGAGTCCGGGATGCCCGCGGTGTTCTGGCTGGACGAGTCCCGCGCCCACGACCGCAACCTGATCGAGAAGGTCAACACCTACCTCGCCCAGGAGGACACCGACGGGCTGGACCTCCGCATCCTCTCCCCCGTGGAGGCCACCCAGTTCACCATCGACCGCATCCGCCGCGGCGAGGACACCATCTCGGTGACCGGCAACGTGCTGCGCGACTACCTCACGGACCTGTTCCCCATCCTGGAACTGGGCACCTCCGCGAAGATGCTCTCGATCGTGCCGCTCATGAACGGCGGCGGCCTCTTCGAGACCGGTGCCGGCGGCTCGGCCCCCAAGCACGTGCAGCAGCTGCAGGCGGAGAACCACCTGCGCTGGGACTCCCTCGGTGAGTTCCTGGCGCTTGCGGCTTCCTTCGAGCACCTCGCCACGCGCTTCGACAACCCCAAGGCGCAGGTCCTCGCGGACACCCTGGACCGGGCCACGGGCACGTTCCTGAACGAGAACAAGTCCCCGTCCCGCAAGGTCAACGAGCTGGACAACCGCGGGTCGCACTTCTACCTGGCCATGTACTGGGCCGAGGAGCTCGCCCGGCAGACCGAGGACGCCGAGCTGGCCCAGGCCTTCCGGGAGGTGGCCTCCGAGCTGCGCGCCAACGAGGAGACCATCAACGCCGAGCTGCTCGGCGTGCAGGGCTCCCCCGCGGACCTCGGCGGCTACTACTGGCCCAAGCCGGAGCTGGTCTCGGGAGTCATGCGCCCGTCCGCCACGCTGAACCGGATCGTGGACTCCCTCACGGCCTGA
- a CDS encoding LapA family protein: MSSTPHDRPAAPRVPADDAAAAPSGGGPVPGGAPRDSRGHAPAEHTGADLDRQPGPVGGARRTAGADVAGTEPAGAGRAASSAEDTSPGAGTGAREVTGSHEPVVDPALDTPAKRGVSGTVWAALVVGAVVLILLLVFILQNNVNTQFEFLAWTFSLPLGVAMLLSAIAGALIMALVGSVRMFTLGHRLRKLEKERERIKHTLGS; the protein is encoded by the coding sequence GTGAGCAGCACACCGCACGACCGTCCAGCCGCACCCCGCGTCCCCGCCGACGACGCCGCTGCCGCCCCCTCCGGCGGGGGTCCCGTTCCCGGCGGAGCGCCTCGGGACAGCCGGGGGCACGCCCCCGCGGAGCACACCGGCGCGGACCTCGACCGGCAGCCGGGCCCGGTGGGCGGTGCGCGCCGGACCGCGGGCGCCGACGTCGCCGGGACCGAGCCCGCGGGAGCCGGGCGGGCGGCGTCGTCGGCCGAGGACACCTCCCCCGGTGCCGGGACGGGCGCGCGCGAGGTCACGGGCAGCCACGAGCCCGTGGTGGACCCCGCGCTGGACACTCCCGCGAAACGGGGAGTCTCCGGAACGGTCTGGGCCGCCCTCGTCGTGGGCGCGGTGGTGCTGATCCTGCTGCTGGTGTTCATCCTGCAGAACAACGTGAACACGCAGTTCGAGTTCCTCGCGTGGACCTTCTCCCTCCCCCTGGGTGTCGCCATGCTGCTCTCGGCCATTGCCGGGGCGCTGATCATGGCCCTCGTGGGGTCGGTGCGGATGTTCACGCTGGGCCACCGGCTGCGCAAGCTCGAGAAGGAGCGCGAGCGCATCAAGCACACCCTGGGCAGCTGA